The sequence CACTTCGGATGCTTCCTTGGCCGACAGGGCGCGACCCGCCTCGGCCGGCCTGCCGCCGCGGAAGGCCCACCGCCGCTCGCAGAGCGATGTCCCGATCGGCTTCCTCcagtctttttcttcttcttcttcttcatcgagTCCCGTGGCGGCGCCGGCAATGACGGCCGGGACTGCCTCTGCCATGCTCTCTCAGCAGCAAGTGAAGCAGGAGGCCGAGTGGGAGAAGGAGACGGAGAGCAGCGCGGAGGGAACCGGCGACCGGAAGGAGGACGCAGGAGACGCCGCAGATGATCTGTTCAACGCTTACATGAACCTGGACAGCTTGGACGCTCTGAATTCTTCTGGAATGGAGGAGCGGCACGAGGATTTTGACAGCAGCAGGTTGAGCGGGGCAAGAATGAGCGCTACCGAAACCAGCGAGAACGAGGCGGAGAGCAGTGTTAACGAGAGCAGTGGCGGTGGGGTGAAGAAGGAAGGGAACAAGAGGAGCGCGGCGGGAGATCTGACCCCGATATCTATGCGACACTGTCGGAGTCTTTCGATGGATAGTTTCATGGGGAAGCTTAATTTTGGGGATGAATCGCCAAAGCTGCTGCCTTCACCGGGAATTCAGATGCCCCATCTTATGCGTAGTGGTTCGATGGATCGTACTGCCAATACGTTGAGCTTGGAGTTCGGAAATGGTGAGTTCAGCAGTGCTGAGATCAAGAAGATCATGGCGAATGAAAAGCTTGCGGAGATGGCAATAACAGATCCGAAAAGAGTCAAGAGGTGCTTTATCATTTACATAAATGTGGTgtctttttgccttttttttcctttccttctcaAGGTGTTAAGTGGCTACCAAGAATTTGATGCAGCAAAACTGTGTTTGCTAACGTATAAATTGGTGTGGATGTCAAGGATTTTGGCTAACCGGCAATCTGCTGCGCGATCTAAGGAGCGAAAGATGAGGTATATTTCAGAATTGGAACACAAGGTGCAAACTCTGCAGACAGAAGCAACTACATTATCAGCACAATTGACCTTGCTGCAGGTGGGTTACCTGCATCTATTCTTCAAACCACCATGTAATTGCTTCAATTAGTGTGATTAACTGACTGTTCTATTGTTTCTTTTTGCACAGAGAGATTCAGCTGGACTGACATGTCAGAACAATGAACTAAGGATCCGTCTTCAAGCCATGGAGCAGCAGGCACAACTAAGAGATGGTAAATGTCATGGTTAACTTCTTTTTTGGCATTAGTTTTTTTCTTGAAGTAGCAAATTTAGTTAAAGCTGGCCTATCATGGATGCAACTCATTAAAATCTTTCAAGTTAATGTTGCACAGTGTATTATGCAGATTTGGTCATCCTTCGGTAAAGTTACACTAAAAGAAATTGCTTTCTGCATATGTATCTCAAACGTACAGGTTGTAATGGGAAACAAATAGTTCCAACCATCAAAGTGCATGCTTATTATATGGGATAATAAGATTGGGAAATAAATAGTTACTTAATCTAAATGTTCTAAATTTGACCATAATTAACAATTCGACAATGTCGATGGTGGACCACTAACCTAATTCCAGATTCGGTATAGAGCATGTTATGTGCCGATGTAGATCCTTTAAATTTTGCCTATTGCATATATGTTTCTTGTTTTTAGCTTTAACTGAGCTCCTCCTTGGGCTCTACTCTAGTTTCTATTCTTGCAGCCATCTGGATGTTGGTGATTGTACTGAAGGAGATATATTTGAATATACACCTCAATATTTTCTGACACTTGTTGAGCATTTAAATTAATTGGGGATAATTGCAACTTGATGCAAGTGATTGGTATATTTTGTACCCTACAACCTTTTTGCATATCTACCTGTTGATATAGTCAAGGATATATGAAGTTTACTTCGAATTAAATTATCCTGAAATAACATCCCATTTTGTTCTATTTAGAATTTGCTTGTGTTGCTCTTAAACATGAAAGAATGTTGACCATGTGTGTTGCAAGCTTACTAGGTGTGGTATTATTTGATGGGCATATTGGTGACTGCATGATTTAGGCAACTTGATACCAAAATGTTAATGTAATGCTTACACATCTTCCATTTTTAACTGttattaattttagtttattAGCATAAAACTTTAAGCTCTAAAGTAGTAGGTTTCAAtgacatatatatagatgtatatatatatgtatacatatgtatatatatacatatatatacatatatgtgtatatatatatatatgtgtgtatatctacatatatatatgtatatatatgtatatacatgtatatgtgtatatacatgtatgtatatacatgtatatgtgtatatacatgtatatatatacatgtatatatatatgtatgtatatgtatgtatgtatgtatgtatgtatgtatgtatgtatgtatgtatgtatgtatgtatgtgtttgtgtgtgtgtgtgtgtattgtcatTCCTCAATAGTTCCACTGTGAAAGTGGTTATAAACTGGATTCGTATTAAGTTTAAATGCACCAACTACTTATAAATTGGTACTAAACATGTTAACTTGTATGTCTTGGGGATATTGGGATGGTAGGCTATTGGCTTTTGAAATATGGTATTGGAGCATTCACCGTTTCTGGTGTGTGGGACATGCTGGATATACCATGCAATCTTGAGATCCCAACAACCTGGTGGCTTTTCGTGCCTTCTTAATCATACATCACCTGCATGGTATTTTGGATCCAAGACTTGTTTTTGACACTATCAAGGCATGAAGATTTAATTAGTGTTACTACAAACTCTATATTGGACATGAGTACTAATATTGAATAGAAAGTGCGCCTTTACCCATCCCCACCTCTTGGGTACATTGCGGGCAAGACCacatgattgaaaccatgctgagACAAGCTCAGAGAGGATTAGGACCATGGATATCTGATTTAGTGGTTCTAAGTAGCAAATGGCTGCCCTTGGGTGATGGGCACGTGATGGCATGGTGCTGCTGCTTTCATTGCCTAGTGGATGGATTAGGACCATGGATTTCTAGATTAGTGGTCCAGTATGAACTGTACTGATATGTGACATTTTCTAGATTAGTGGTCCACTTGCTTAGTGTATCTGAGAGTTTCCTCTCATCAAGTAACATTTTGGGCTATATGTGCTATGTTTTGGTCCTCAACTAGTATCAAGATTTTGTGACgaacaaaattttttttatgctttgATATTCTCAAATTTGGATGATGGTTAGGGACTGGATTAGTATACGTTTATATGGACCACTACTCAAAATTGAGCTTAAATGTTTCAGGTCATATGTCTAAGACCTTTCAGTTCATGATGCTTTTACACAATTGAATAGAACAAGCTTAATAGAGATATGCAAGCTTGTCTTTTATTCTTCAACTCTGGAACCTCCTTTAATCAATTGGCCTTTCAACCTTGTCTGATGTCTCTCATTTTATTGCAAAGGCTACTTGGTTCTCTAGCTAGCGCTCAGCACCTATTTATTGTTCTATTATATGTGAGAAACTACCATGTTATAGGTcctgagaaaagaaagaaaaagttctTTAGATCTCTGCTGCATGTTAACTCTTGAATTGTGATCTTACCTAGTTTTTATTGTGCCTCTGTACCATGTTCATCCATGCCAGATATGTGGTACCTCAACCTGCTTTGAGATGACAATGACACTTCTAGTGGATGCATGTTATACATATCTTTCACGGTTGTTTTCTTAATTTAGAAATCAACTTCATGGATGAAAATTATTTAAGGTCTAGAGAGGGTCTTGTTGATAGTGTGCTGGCTGATGAAGGTTCCGCCGTTCTATTGCTTCATTCATCTCATAAAGCAGTTCCTCAATTGGTGGATTTGCTTGTAgtgcctctctttctctctctcacataGGCACCCCAATCCCTGCTTTCTTTTGATTCATGCAGCCATCAATGAAGCACTGACAGCAGAGGTTCAGCGATTGAAACTTGCTACTGGTGAGATCACTGAGGCTCAGCTATCAAAGACCATAAATCAACAACTGGCTACAAGTTCTCAGATGTTTCATCTACATCAGTTGCAATCACAGCAGCAGAATCAACAATCAACACATGTTCCTCTCTATCAATTTCAGCAACCactgcagcaacagcagcagcagaacaATACTGCATCAGAGGTAGAATCGAAGAACTGAGAATCTGAGTTTGATCATTTCAGTCTAATGTGTTACATGGAatgtcattattttttttaaatgcatGCAAGGCATCGTCAAGTGTAGTAGTGGATGGCTTCAGTTGCTTTCATACTCGGTCCAAACTGTATTTCTTATtcgtcatgaatttattttgttggGCATTATTGCTTTTGTAATTAAAATGTCTAATCTGTGTTCTAGGATGCATTAATTACTAGATAATATGATGTTCTGTTAGTAAAATGTTTACTCTGTTTTGGGACCAGTTTATATGCATTTCATTCCCCACAAGCTTTGCCTGTCTGCTACTGGGAAAGCATGTTTGATTTGATTTGCGAATTCACATTCTGATGAGTGCCTGTATTCTCTAAATGACCGTTGCTCTGTTGATTTCTTGGCAGTCATGTTTCATGGCGATAAGGTTTTTCTTCGGCTAGAAAATATGATTTTGTTTTCCTTGTGAAGATGCACGTCCGGCAAAGCAGCAGATTAATCTAATATTTCATTCAGATTGACCCATTCTATCCACACCATTAGAATCTAAAAAGCTGTCACCAAATTCTGAAACATGGCATGAAATGAATGAACACGTCTAGCGCAAGGTATCGAAAAGAAGAAACCTATCACAAACTACTACAACTCCAAAAGATGTGCTCTCAAGAAGCAATTTTAGATGAACTCTTACAATAATTAGTAGGAGAATGCCCATTCAAGAAGAGCATATCGAGTTAATGACTTCATTCAGAAGAAAGTTTTCTGTAGAAAGTGTGTACATTAAATTGCCATGTTTCAGTGTTGCATCTTGTGAGACAGAACTTGGATAGCATCTTTAGTGTTGCATCTTGTGAGACGAGTACTCGGATAGCATCTTCAGGACCTGCACTTGGGAAGATTGCCAGTGCAGATGCAGCCAATATTATGTATAGTGTATTCTTGAATTCCTTGAAAGAATAAATAGTACAGTCGGTTCGAGTTTTCATTTGAAGCTCATGGATAATTAAGATCGTAGGTATTTGACCACTCACCAAGAGAAATTTAACCGGCAAGAGGATTTGCATGGATGGTCACACGATTAAGCCTGATCTCAGCTAGTGGTCGATCACCTGGTCCTGTTTGTGTCTGGAAAGCAACAGCAGAATGAGTCAGCTCCGTTTAATAGAAGCccaacaaacaaaaaagaaaatgcagACATCGCCTGTTTAAAAGATCAACACTATGTTTGTGGTCTCTCAAAAGTATTCACCTTTTCCATAAGGTCCAGAACTTCAAACCCATGAATGACTTTTCCAAAAATTGTGTAGAGTCCATTTAGATGAGGTTGCTTGGCATAAGTTAAGAAGAACTGGCTTCCGTTTGTGTTTGGGCCACTATTGGCCATTGAGAGTATGCCCCTCGCATTATgctataaaaaattaaagaaaactgCATCAGAGTTTATTAATCATATAATTTCAATAACTAACAGAACCTTGGCTGAAATGCAAATAAGTCCTAAAACGTCTTGAGGAGACCACTTTACTGGAGAGTATTTCAATAAAAAAGATGAAATATAGTCATGAACAAAAATGCATTTTTTTACAATTAAAATGAATTTTTCGTAGGATGATATGTCTGCAGTAAGGAACGTCCATTCATTTTTCCACCTGACTATAACACCATATATATACCCAGGGACAAGAGATGGCAACAAATTTAGTACAAATACCTTGAGTGACTCCCGGATTTCATCATTGAACTTCTTGCCCCATATGCTGGTTCCTCCCTTACCGGTGCCTGTAGGATCTCCACCTTGGATCATGAAACCCTTGATATTTCTATGAAATATGGTTCCATCATAATAACCACTGGCACAAAGTGCTAAAAAGTTCTGCATTATGGTTGATGAAGAATAAGTTTCTTCCAATATTCTATAGGCTAAAATTTACGAGAGCTATCTTCCATATATGGTCTTTCATCGACAGAGGAGTAATTATGGAAGCCAGAAAAAAACTTCAGGAGGTGGCATATGATATCACAAT comes from Musa acuminata AAA Group cultivar baxijiao chromosome BXJ3-3, Cavendish_Baxijiao_AAA, whole genome shotgun sequence and encodes:
- the LOC135633541 gene encoding peptidyl-prolyl cis-trans isomerase CYP18-1-like codes for the protein MSVTLHTNLGDIKCEVFCDEVPKTAENFLALCASGYYDGTIFHRNIKGFMIQGGDPTGTGKGGTSIWGKKFNDEIRESLKHNARGILSMANSGPNTNGSQFFLTYAKQPHLNGLYTIFGKVIHGFEVLDLMEKTQTGPGDRPLAEIRLNRVTIHANPLAG
- the LOC135633540 gene encoding bZIP transcription factor 29-like, coding for MGEAEAATRNDLMQRLKPSAASTSSCSAAAPPKAPNSASFFRHFAPNSFGPEAARRPGIPPIPPPPSPSSAAAAVRPPSPISSASAAFHSRSLSQPPAFFSLDSLPPPLSPPAFAGATSDASLADRARPASAGLPPRKAHRRSQSDVPIGFLQSFSSSSSSSSPVAAPAMTAGTASAMLSQQQVKQEAEWEKETESSAEGTGDRKEDAGDAADDLFNAYMNLDSLDALNSSGMEERHEDFDSSRLSGARMSATETSENEAESSVNESSGGGVKKEGNKRSAAGDLTPISMRHCRSLSMDSFMGKLNFGDESPKLLPSPGIQMPHLMRSGSMDRTANTLSLEFGNGEFSSAEIKKIMANEKLAEMAITDPKRVKRILANRQSAARSKERKMRYISELEHKVQTLQTEATTLSAQLTLLQRDSAGLTCQNNELRIRLQAMEQQAQLRDAINEALTAEVQRLKLATGEITEAQLSKTINQQLATSSQMFHLHQLQSQQQNQQSTHVPLYQFQQPLQQQQQQNNTASEVESKN